From the Orenia metallireducens genome, one window contains:
- a CDS encoding cold-shock protein produces the protein MRLEGTVKWFDNEKGYGFIEREGGDDVFVHFSAIQAEGFKSLEEGQVVEFEIVEGERGPQADNVVKL, from the coding sequence ATGAGATTAGAAGGAACTGTAAAATGGTTTGACAATGAAAAAGGTTACGGATTTATTGAAAGAGAAGGTGGAGATGACGTATTTGTACACTTCTCTGCAATCCAAGCAGAAGGATTCAAAAGCTTAGAAGAAGGTCAAGTTGTTGAATTTGAAATTGTTGAGGGAGAAAGAGGACCTCAAGCTGATAATGTAGTTAAGCTTTAA
- a CDS encoding endonuclease/exonuclease/phosphatase family protein gives MKKDSIAKIRVATYNIHHGVNQDDKYNLQAIAATLKNLNADIITLQEVDQKWGIRSNYDEQLDILAKELNMYSTFAPALAKGIGGYGLGVLSRFPITNIEVKYLSGNLEQRILLAVDIEINDITLNIYNTHLGLSTEDRQSQIKDILGYINIKEKDNLSLLMGDFNVNKDSTELKAIKQIFFEVEELANKNIGETLINENLKIDNIYLLTKMPIKNLGILPSDASDHYPVFADILILKDN, from the coding sequence ATGAAGAAGGATTCAATAGCTAAAATCAGAGTGGCAACCTATAATATCCATCATGGCGTTAATCAAGATGATAAATATAATCTACAAGCGATAGCAGCTACACTTAAAAACTTAAATGCAGATATCATAACATTACAAGAAGTTGATCAGAAGTGGGGGATTAGAAGCAATTATGATGAACAATTAGATATATTAGCTAAGGAACTCAATATGTATTCGACTTTTGCTCCAGCTTTAGCTAAGGGAATTGGTGGGTATGGACTAGGAGTTTTAAGTAGATTCCCTATAACTAATATAGAAGTTAAATATCTATCAGGTAATTTAGAACAGAGAATTCTATTAGCTGTAGATATTGAAATTAATGATATAACTCTTAACATTTATAATACCCATTTAGGCTTATCAACTGAAGATCGCCAATCTCAAATAAAGGATATCTTAGGTTATATAAATATAAAAGAAAAGGATAATCTAAGTCTTTTAATGGGTGATTTCAATGTCAATAAAGATTCTACTGAATTGAAAGCTATAAAGCAAATCTTCTTTGAAGTTGAAGAATTAGCAAACAAAAATATTGGAGAGACCCTAATCAATGAAAATCTTAAAATTGATAATATATACTTATTGACAAAGATGCCTATTAAAAATTTAGGTATCCTCCCTTCAGATGCTTCAGACCATTATCCTGTTTTTGCTGATATATTAATTTTAAAGGATAATTAG
- the hpf gene encoding ribosome hibernation-promoting factor, HPF/YfiA family, translating to MKFIVRGKNIEITDSLRDYAEDKIGKVRKYFEYEDVIEAQVSLEVERGRHIVEVTLFVDGLILRAEEKSDDMYASIDGVVSKLEGQIRKYKTKINRKIKGINKEDILNIEEDNTDEEEHEVKVVKTKKFAIKPMYVEEAVMQMDLLHHDFFVFSNAKTEEVNVVYKRNDGNYGLIEPTF from the coding sequence ATGAAATTTATTGTTAGAGGTAAAAACATAGAAATAACAGATTCTCTGAGAGACTATGCTGAAGATAAGATTGGTAAGGTTAGAAAGTATTTTGAATATGAAGATGTTATAGAAGCTCAAGTTTCTTTAGAAGTTGAAAGAGGGCGACATATTGTAGAGGTAACTCTTTTTGTAGACGGTCTTATTTTACGAGCTGAAGAGAAGAGTGATGATATGTATGCTTCTATAGATGGAGTAGTTTCAAAATTAGAAGGTCAAATCCGTAAATATAAAACAAAGATCAACCGTAAGATAAAAGGAATTAATAAAGAAGATATCTTAAATATAGAAGAAGATAATACCGATGAGGAAGAACATGAAGTAAAGGTTGTTAAGACTAAGAAGTTTGCTATCAAACCTATGTATGTAGAAGAGGCAGTTATGCAGATGGATTTATTACACCATGACTTTTTTGTATTCTCTAATGCTAAGACAGAAGAGGTTAATGTAGTTTATAAAAGAAATGATGGGAATTATGGTTTAATTGAACCAACGTTCTAA